A genomic window from Salinicoccus sp. RF5 includes:
- a CDS encoding cold-shock protein, which produces MTQGTVKWFNADKGFGFIEVEGGDDVFAHFSNIEGEGYKTLDEGQAVEFSVEEGQRGPQAVNIVKL; this is translated from the coding sequence ATGACACAAGGTACAGTTAAATGGTTCAATGCAGACAAAGGTTTCGGTTTCATCGAAGTTGAAGGCGGAGACGACGTATTCGCTCACTTCTCCAACATCGAAGGCGAAGGCTACAAGACTCTTGACGAAGGTCAAGCTGTAGAATTCAGCGTTGAAGAAGGTCAGCGTGGACCACAAGCTGTTAACATCGTTAAACTCTAA
- a CDS encoding fructose bisphosphate aldolase: protein MNQEQFDKVKNGKGFIAALDQSGGSTPKALLAYGVQEDAYSSEDEMFDLVHEMRTRIITSPSFNSDQILGAILFEQTMDREIEGKYTSEYLADKGIVPFLKVDKGLADEKDGVQLMKPIPELDKLLERANERGVFGTKMRSNILEPNEKGIKEVVDQQFEVGKQILAAGLMPIIEPEVNVYSDNKEKSEQILKEEIEKHLDQLTDDQQVMLKLSIPTNANEYKSLIEHPRVLRVVALSGGYSRDEANEKLKKNDGLIASFSRALASDLNVNQSDQEFDQKLKEAVDTIYDASVNKE from the coding sequence ATGAATCAGGAACAATTCGACAAAGTCAAGAATGGAAAAGGCTTCATCGCAGCCCTCGACCAGAGTGGCGGCAGTACACCAAAGGCACTGCTCGCATATGGTGTCCAGGAGGATGCCTATTCAAGCGAGGACGAAATGTTCGACCTTGTACATGAGATGCGCACACGCATCATCACTTCCCCTTCATTCAATTCGGATCAGATTCTTGGGGCCATCCTGTTCGAACAGACGATGGACAGGGAGATCGAAGGCAAGTACACTTCCGAGTACCTTGCAGACAAAGGCATCGTGCCTTTCCTTAAAGTCGACAAGGGACTTGCCGACGAAAAGGACGGCGTACAGCTCATGAAGCCGATTCCGGAACTCGACAAGCTGCTTGAGCGTGCGAACGAAAGAGGCGTATTCGGTACGAAGATGCGTTCCAACATCCTTGAACCGAATGAAAAAGGCATCAAGGAAGTCGTAGATCAGCAGTTTGAAGTCGGCAAACAGATTTTGGCAGCAGGCCTCATGCCGATCATCGAACCTGAAGTCAACGTCTACAGCGACAACAAGGAGAAATCCGAGCAGATCCTTAAAGAAGAGATTGAAAAGCATCTTGACCAGCTCACGGATGACCAGCAGGTCATGCTGAAACTCTCAATCCCAACGAATGCCAATGAGTACAAATCACTCATCGAGCATCCAAGGGTCCTCCGGGTCGTCGCCCTCTCCGGCGGCTACTCAAGAGACGAAGCGAATGAAAAACTCAAGAAGAACGATGGCCTCATCGCCAGCTTCTCCCGTGCACTCGCTTCAGATCTGAACGTCAACCAGTCGGATCAGGAGTTCGACCAGAAATTGAAGGAGGCTGTAGATACGATCTACGATGCTTCCGTCAATAAGGAATAA
- a CDS encoding LacI family DNA-binding transcriptional regulator — protein MKNVTINDVAHEANVSKSTVSHYLNGHFTKMGPETRERIARAVRKLDYSPNHIAKSLKNKRTMTIGVIVANILHNFSTRVIRSIEDFAHGHGYHVIVCNTDNSSDKEADYIRMLMAKQVDGLVVIPTAKNEALFMELAEKGYPVVFVDRYIENVPIQAHMLDNRVSVMMAFDHLSERGHREIGFLTEPVEAIVARQERYDAYLELCGSYGIRPIPIQVKKEGMVPALDQSAAQGSLPESLIVANDLALFELLKMAKQRDILVPEELSIISIDDIEFADFFNPGITVIAQPAVEIGTAAVSALFEMMNGSKNASGIERFQPYLIERESVKQYEGQ, from the coding sequence ATGAAAAACGTGACGATCAATGATGTCGCCCACGAAGCGAATGTTTCCAAGAGCACCGTATCCCATTATCTGAACGGTCATTTTACGAAGATGGGCCCGGAGACCAGGGAGAGGATTGCGCGGGCGGTCCGCAAGCTGGACTACAGTCCGAATCATATAGCGAAATCCCTCAAAAACAAACGGACGATGACGATCGGGGTGATCGTCGCCAATATTCTGCATAACTTCTCGACGCGGGTGATCAGGAGCATTGAGGATTTTGCACATGGACATGGATATCATGTCATCGTCTGCAACACGGACAACAGTTCCGATAAGGAGGCAGATTACATCCGCATGCTGATGGCCAAGCAGGTCGATGGGCTGGTGGTGATTCCCACCGCCAAAAATGAAGCGCTTTTTATGGAACTTGCCGAAAAGGGATATCCCGTCGTATTCGTCGACCGGTATATAGAAAACGTCCCGATCCAGGCCCATATGCTGGATAACAGGGTGTCGGTCATGATGGCGTTCGACCATCTGTCGGAGAGGGGACACCGGGAAATCGGTTTTCTTACCGAGCCTGTCGAAGCCATCGTCGCAAGGCAGGAGCGGTATGATGCATATCTTGAGCTCTGCGGTTCATACGGCATCCGCCCGATACCCATCCAGGTGAAGAAGGAGGGGATGGTGCCGGCACTGGATCAATCGGCTGCACAGGGCAGCCTGCCTGAGTCCCTGATCGTCGCCAATGACCTGGCGCTGTTCGAACTGCTGAAGATGGCAAAGCAGAGGGATATTCTGGTTCCCGAGGAACTGTCCATCATCAGCATCGATGACATCGAATTTGCGGATTTTTTCAATCCGGGCATCACCGTCATCGCCCAGCCGGCAGTGGAAATCGGTACCGCCGCCGTCAGTGCGCTATTTGAAATGATGAACGGCAGCAAAAATGCATCCGGAATAGAAAGGTTCCAACCATATCTGATAGAAAGGGAATCGGTGAAACAATATGAAGGTCAATGA
- the hxlB gene encoding 6-phospho-3-hexuloisomerase: MKVNEILSTVSKEAMEVISRVSSTELEQLAQEVEKAESIFIYGNGRSGLVGKMIAMRLMHSGYRVHVVGETTTPALEAGDLLIVLSGSGKGQTVGSMTDKVADIGGRSAIVTASPDEALKAQFDSVLFIEASTKNNDIPTIQPLGNQFDQSMHLILDAMVIHLNTASGKSSETLKSKHFNLE, from the coding sequence ATGAAGGTCAATGAAATTCTCTCAACAGTATCCAAAGAAGCAATGGAGGTAATCAGCAGGGTGAGCAGCACAGAGCTTGAGCAGCTTGCACAGGAAGTGGAAAAAGCGGAGAGCATATTCATCTACGGCAACGGCCGCAGCGGACTCGTCGGGAAGATGATTGCCATGCGCCTGATGCACAGCGGTTATCGGGTCCATGTCGTCGGAGAGACGACAACCCCGGCACTTGAAGCAGGAGATCTGCTGATTGTGCTCAGTGGTTCGGGGAAAGGCCAGACAGTCGGAAGCATGACGGACAAGGTGGCTGATATCGGTGGCAGAAGTGCAATCGTTACAGCATCCCCGGACGAGGCACTGAAGGCGCAGTTCGACAGTGTGCTGTTCATTGAAGCGAGTACCAAGAACAACGACATACCAACGATCCAGCCGCTCGGCAACCAGTTCGACCAGTCGATGCATCTGATTTTGGATGCGATGGTCATCCACCTCAATACTGCATCAGGCAAAAGCAGTGAAACGCTGAAATCGAAACATTTCAATCTGGAATAG
- the dctP gene encoding TRAP transporter substrate-binding protein yields MKRTIITSVLLAIVVILAGCSGGSAPDAGAGEPIKIIAAHNQTSTENPYHDGLLKFKEVAEEESDGRITVEVHAGTIGTAESELVEKLVIGAADVVLVSPGFMTQTGIPEFDFFALPYLFDSYEHWERVVDGPVGADIAEMVNEKSNNDFKMLGYWSAGARHYYGKKPLEEMSDLKGMTIRTQASGVVADFWQQAGAIPTSVAWGELYQALQQNVVDASENAYPYFVQQNHHTTRNGQYITETAHDYTTRFLLANGERFDKYPEDIQQILLEASEASVEAERESLMAQEEEYKEIALEAGAEVNQIDTEPFKEIAAPIQDGLAEELDMEETLEEVRSLE; encoded by the coding sequence ATGAAAAGAACAATCATCACATCAGTACTGCTTGCCATAGTGGTCATACTTGCCGGGTGCAGCGGTGGAAGCGCACCGGATGCAGGGGCAGGGGAACCGATCAAGATCATTGCTGCACACAACCAGACATCAACGGAGAACCCATATCACGATGGGCTGCTGAAGTTCAAGGAAGTCGCAGAAGAGGAGTCGGACGGAAGGATCACTGTGGAAGTCCATGCAGGCACCATCGGTACAGCAGAATCGGAATTGGTGGAGAAGCTGGTGATCGGAGCAGCCGATGTCGTCCTGGTTTCACCGGGGTTCATGACCCAGACGGGCATCCCGGAGTTCGACTTCTTCGCACTGCCCTACCTCTTCGACAGCTATGAGCATTGGGAGCGGGTGGTGGATGGACCGGTCGGTGCGGATATTGCAGAGATGGTCAACGAGAAATCGAACAATGATTTCAAAATGCTCGGCTACTGGTCCGCAGGTGCAAGGCACTATTACGGCAAGAAGCCGCTTGAGGAGATGTCCGATCTGAAGGGCATGACCATACGGACGCAGGCTTCCGGCGTAGTGGCCGATTTCTGGCAGCAGGCCGGTGCAATCCCGACTTCCGTTGCGTGGGGTGAGCTGTATCAGGCGCTTCAGCAGAACGTCGTGGACGCCTCCGAGAACGCCTATCCATATTTCGTCCAGCAGAACCACCACACGACGCGGAACGGACAATATATCACCGAAACGGCCCATGACTACACGACGCGCTTCCTGCTGGCCAATGGTGAACGGTTCGACAAGTATCCTGAGGATATCCAGCAGATTCTGCTTGAGGCTTCAGAGGCTTCCGTCGAAGCCGAAAGGGAGTCACTGATGGCCCAGGAAGAAGAGTACAAGGAAATCGCTTTGGAAGCAGGCGCTGAGGTCAACCAGATCGACACGGAGCCGTTCAAGGAGATTGCAGCGCCAATCCAGGACGGGCTTGCAGAGGAACTGGACATGGAAGAGACGCTTGAGGAAGTCAGAAGCCTCGAATAA
- a CDS encoding TRAP transporter small permease, which produces MKTIIQSVEKVQIGLGIFFLLVFFLATLLQILTRFMGWSVIWTEELANYSFIWAIFMGAAVMVNRKEHFTFDFLQVKLPRKMKLYLDIFIDVLLLAFNIVLLVYGVVILSHFWHYTWETLPFLKKGYVWLSLPIMSATMLLYSVGHIGRACGYLRNLNGKGLDS; this is translated from the coding sequence ATGAAAACAATCATACAATCGGTTGAAAAAGTGCAGATTGGACTCGGGATATTCTTTTTGCTCGTCTTCTTTCTTGCGACACTGCTCCAAATCCTGACCCGCTTCATGGGCTGGTCGGTCATCTGGACGGAGGAGCTCGCGAACTACAGCTTCATATGGGCCATATTCATGGGAGCTGCTGTAATGGTGAACCGGAAGGAGCATTTTACGTTCGATTTCCTTCAGGTGAAGCTGCCGCGGAAAATGAAGCTCTATCTGGATATCTTCATAGACGTCCTGCTGCTGGCATTCAACATTGTGCTGCTGGTATATGGCGTAGTCATCCTCAGCCACTTCTGGCACTACACGTGGGAGACGCTGCCGTTCCTCAAAAAAGGATATGTGTGGCTGTCGCTGCCGATAATGTCGGCGACGATGCTGCTGTATTCGGTTGGACATATCGGCAGGGCCTGCGGCTACTTGAGGAATCTGAATGGAAAGGGGTTGGATAGCTAG
- a CDS encoding TRAP transporter large permease — MGYILVAVFILLLVIGVPIAFVIGITALLGIMTIPDIPGLIVPMKMLNGLDSFVLLAVPLFILAANLMNSGKISEKMIDLALAVVGPLKGGLAQANVLVSMMFAGVSGAAQADTAGTGKVLIPSMIRNGYDRETAVGVTAASSTIGVVIPPSIPMIIFAGIANASVGALFLGGIIPGILIGLGMMIFIYFISVKKGYPTFKRVPFKALMKKFFVAFPALLTIVIIIGGITTGIFTATESAAIASIYALLISMFYYRTLRLKDLPKIIFDTLSLSALSLFALATASALGELLSYYRLGTLAQEFFTENIGAKWLFLLLIIVFFLLVGTFMDAIPAMILFVPIVLPAAEAFSIDPVHLGIIVVLTLAVGLATPPYGLCLLIASKIGGLTVERSFAAVIPYLLIILVVLLLVAFVPAIVFIIPDMFAEGG; from the coding sequence GTGGGCTATATACTTGTTGCCGTCTTCATACTGCTATTGGTGATCGGTGTACCGATCGCCTTCGTCATCGGCATTACGGCTCTGCTCGGCATCATGACGATTCCCGACATTCCGGGGCTCATCGTGCCGATGAAGATGCTGAACGGACTGGATTCATTCGTCCTGTTGGCCGTACCACTGTTCATTCTGGCCGCAAACTTGATGAATTCCGGGAAGATATCAGAAAAGATGATCGATCTTGCACTGGCGGTCGTCGGTCCGCTCAAAGGTGGACTTGCACAGGCAAACGTGCTCGTATCGATGATGTTTGCGGGTGTGTCGGGTGCTGCCCAGGCGGATACCGCGGGTACAGGGAAGGTCCTCATACCAAGTATGATCAGGAACGGGTATGACCGTGAGACTGCCGTCGGCGTAACGGCGGCATCCTCCACAATCGGTGTGGTCATTCCGCCGAGCATCCCCATGATCATATTCGCCGGCATCGCTAATGCATCCGTCGGCGCACTGTTTCTCGGGGGCATCATCCCCGGCATCCTGATTGGTCTCGGCATGATGATATTCATATATTTCATCTCCGTCAAAAAGGGGTATCCGACATTCAAGCGGGTACCATTCAAGGCGCTGATGAAAAAATTCTTCGTCGCATTTCCCGCCCTGCTGACGATCGTCATCATCATCGGCGGCATCACGACAGGGATCTTCACCGCTACGGAGTCGGCGGCCATCGCTTCGATCTATGCGCTCCTGATCAGCATGTTCTACTACAGGACGCTCCGTCTCAAGGATCTGCCGAAGATCATATTTGATACACTGTCACTCAGTGCGCTCTCGCTGTTTGCACTGGCCACGGCGAGTGCACTTGGTGAACTGCTCAGCTACTACCGACTCGGCACGCTGGCACAGGAATTCTTCACTGAAAACATCGGGGCGAAATGGCTCTTCCTGCTGCTGATCATCGTGTTCTTCCTGCTAGTGGGTACATTCATGGATGCGATACCGGCCATGATCCTGTTCGTTCCGATCGTATTGCCGGCAGCAGAAGCATTCAGCATAGACCCGGTACACCTCGGCATCATCGTGGTGCTGACACTGGCGGTCGGACTGGCGACACCGCCGTATGGCCTGTGCCTGCTGATTGCCAGCAAGATCGGAGGGCTGACGGTGGAACGGTCATTTGCCGCCGTCATCCCATATCTTCTGATCATACTGGTCGTATTGCTGCTCGTCGCTTTCGTACCTGCTATAGTATTCATTATTCCAGACATGTTTGCTGAAGGAGGCTGA
- the rpiA gene encoding ribose 5-phosphate isomerase A encodes MNEVYDALNTFLVDESVVGMGSGSTIEGYIPYMKEHVDRYSLDVAFIPTSKKTEDQLKRHGLAVVHHADRMPVTIDGADQFNETRMVIKGGGGSLLREKQVGYFSDQIVIIAHQDKKVEDFSGTAIPVEINTYLYEMTVGTIEENFGAETEMRTREDGLFITDNGNYIVDCHFSDPQDMDQLHNDLVAIPGVVETGIFNRKIRHIFSFDDQGAYQEYAKDR; translated from the coding sequence ATGAATGAAGTTTATGATGCATTGAATACATTTCTCGTAGACGAAAGCGTAGTGGGGATGGGATCCGGATCGACGATCGAAGGATATATCCCTTATATGAAGGAACACGTCGACAGGTACAGCCTGGATGTGGCCTTCATCCCCACCTCGAAAAAGACTGAAGACCAACTGAAACGCCATGGGCTCGCCGTCGTCCACCATGCAGATCGGATGCCCGTCACGATAGACGGGGCGGATCAGTTCAATGAGACGCGCATGGTGATAAAAGGGGGTGGCGGCTCACTGCTCAGGGAGAAGCAGGTCGGATACTTCTCGGATCAGATCGTCATCATCGCCCATCAGGACAAGAAGGTGGAGGATTTCAGCGGCACTGCGATTCCGGTTGAGATCAACACCTATCTGTATGAAATGACGGTCGGGACGATCGAGGAAAACTTTGGTGCGGAGACTGAAATGCGCACCAGGGAGGATGGCCTGTTCATTACGGATAATGGGAACTACATTGTGGACTGCCATTTCAGTGACCCGCAGGATATGGACCAACTTCATAATGACCTTGTGGCCATCCCGGGTGTTGTAGAGACGGGGATCTTCAACAGGAAGATCAGGCACATATTCAGTTTTGATGACCAGGGCGCCTATCAGGAATATGCAAAAGACCGGTAA
- the hxlA gene encoding 3-hexulose-6-phosphate synthase — MELQIALDRMSYDECFETLEEVSDHVDIIEVGTGVIKEYGLGIVRDIKDKYKDKKVLADIKICDAGRSESEVAFSYGADIITVMSFADRKTIMDCLEVASGEDREVVVDLLNHSGPKVLEMLKSIGAASVSAHIGKDQQGEAAMSEQRFAGLESSGFRIYVAGGINEDNLTDYMPLDPAVVIVGSGITKAADKKGKAARIRSLME; from the coding sequence ATGGAACTTCAGATTGCGCTCGATAGAATGAGTTATGATGAATGTTTTGAAACGTTGGAGGAAGTGTCGGACCATGTCGATATCATCGAGGTGGGCACAGGCGTCATCAAGGAGTACGGCCTCGGCATCGTCCGCGACATAAAGGATAAATATAAGGATAAAAAAGTGCTCGCCGACATTAAAATATGTGATGCCGGCAGAAGTGAAAGTGAAGTCGCTTTCTCATACGGAGCGGATATCATCACGGTCATGTCGTTTGCCGACAGGAAGACAATTATGGACTGTTTGGAAGTGGCGTCAGGAGAGGACAGGGAAGTGGTTGTGGACCTTCTGAACCATTCCGGTCCGAAGGTGCTTGAAATGCTCAAATCAATCGGCGCCGCTTCGGTCAGTGCCCATATCGGCAAGGACCAGCAGGGCGAAGCGGCGATGTCGGAGCAGCGTTTTGCCGGCCTTGAATCCTCCGGCTTCAGGATCTATGTGGCAGGGGGCATCAATGAGGACAACCTGACAGATTATATGCCGCTCGATCCTGCTGTCGTGATCGTGGGCAGCGGCATTACGAAGGCGGCGGACAAAAAAGGAAAGGCTGCACGCATCAGATCGCTCATGGAGTGA
- a CDS encoding glycerophosphodiester phosphodiesterase — MHTKVYGHRGAMGEYPENTMLAFQKAVDAGVDGLEIDVHLTRDGEVVVIHDEHVDRTTDGSGAVKDMSFHTLRRLSAGCSFGTFEKYDPVMWGQERIPTLEEVMELVAHNDIDLNIELKTNVYEYEGIEEKVRDIVREYGYSDKVIYSSFHLPSLLRMQAIDPEARIAWLTSKVPLWPIDQMEELSLEALHVGYRSILKHPGRITGIEDRIRVWTVNEVWEAEKLLDHGVQTLMTNYPEKMMSLVEREKKKIGHV; from the coding sequence ATGCATACAAAAGTCTATGGTCATAGAGGCGCTATGGGGGAATATCCCGAAAACACGATGCTGGCATTCCAAAAGGCAGTGGACGCCGGAGTGGACGGCCTGGAGATAGATGTCCATCTGACGCGGGATGGGGAAGTGGTCGTCATCCACGATGAGCATGTCGACCGTACAACCGATGGAAGCGGCGCAGTCAAGGACATGAGTTTCCATACCTTGAGGAGGTTGAGTGCCGGGTGCAGTTTCGGCACTTTTGAGAAGTATGATCCTGTGATGTGGGGGCAGGAGCGCATTCCAACGCTTGAGGAAGTGATGGAGCTGGTCGCCCATAATGATATCGATCTGAATATAGAGCTGAAGACCAATGTCTACGAATACGAAGGCATCGAAGAGAAGGTTCGTGATATAGTGCGTGAATACGGCTATTCGGACAAGGTCATCTACTCTTCATTCCATCTTCCGAGCCTTCTGCGGATGCAGGCGATCGACCCGGAAGCACGGATTGCATGGCTGACGAGCAAGGTCCCATTATGGCCGATCGATCAGATGGAGGAACTGTCGCTTGAAGCGCTCCATGTCGGCTACCGATCCATACTGAAGCACCCCGGACGGATCACCGGCATTGAGGACCGGATCCGGGTATGGACGGTCAATGAAGTGTGGGAGGCGGAAAAACTGCTCGATCATGGTGTGCAGACGCTCATGACGAACTACCCGGAAAAGATGATGTCCCTTGTGGAGCGGGAAAAGAAAAAGATAGGCCACGTGTAG
- a CDS encoding DoxX family membrane protein has translation MKRIIMGTIFIIAGVAHFLKPEKFANITPRFLPFRTFIAYFTGVVELLFGMLLLTRKVTNWQLGAMQKFLWAVFPANIYMYTHQDKLGISHLPDWALLGRLPLQKVMSDTLEDMKR, from the coding sequence ATGAAAAGGATAATTATGGGCACCATCTTCATCATCGCCGGCGTTGCGCATTTCCTGAAACCGGAAAAGTTCGCCAATATCACACCACGTTTCCTTCCATTCAGGACATTCATCGCATACTTCACCGGTGTGGTTGAACTGTTGTTCGGCATGCTTCTGCTGACCCGGAAAGTGACGAACTGGCAGCTCGGGGCCATGCAGAAGTTCCTTTGGGCGGTCTTCCCCGCCAACATATACATGTATACGCATCAGGACAAACTTGGCATTTCCCATCTGCCGGACTGGGCGCTTCTCGGCAGGCTCCCCCTTCAGAAGGTCATGTCCGATACGCTTGAAGACATGAAAAGATAG